CCGGCCGCATGCACATTGAGAATCGAGACCCCGTGCCTGGTGAGCACGCGGGCGGCACCTGCAACAGTGTTCGGGATATCGTGCAGCTTCAGGTCAATAAAAATTGCGACGTTTTTTTCTTTTAGAATGCGAATTACTTCCGGACCTTCATAATTATAAAGCTGCATGCCTACTTTAAAAGCCCCGGCGTAAGGACTTAACTTATCTACCAGAACCGATGCTTCCTCAATTGTATCAACATCAAGAGCGATAATCAGCGGATTTTTAATTAATGACATAGTCCCACCCTCTAATATTAATAATACGATTTGTTTGTTATATTAGATAATACTTTTAATGGTTGGTCAAGCATAATTTGGCTAAGATGTTATTTGCATCTTACATGTTTATCAATTGTATGTTATAATTACCTATAATCTGAAAGGATTCTATTTTCTGACTAAATGCATTATATCACAAATAAAGTAACGCCGTAAGGGGGATTATCCATGGAATCTGATACCGGCCAAAACAATAGGGATAAAAATAACCTAGGTAAAGTTTGGGTTAAAGATGGAAAGATATTCGTAAAGAACCCAGGTGAAAACGGTAACTTCCCTACGATCACTCCATGCAACGGCATAGAACTCTTGATAAACGGAATAAAAATTGAAGAAAAAACTACCGTTAGTGAAAAAGATATTATTGAATTAAAAGCTGTAACAAGTGAAGAAGAAGAGAAGAAAGGAACCTATCAGGTAAAGTTGACCTCCGGCGGATTGTCGGCCGTGCTTGAAATGAAGACAAGTATTATTAACCGTCAATATGCGCAGGACAGTGATCCTGAAAGTAACTTGGTGTTAGAATTATCAAGTAACCTTGAAGATGCCTGTCCCTTTACCTTGGCTGATATAATGCAGGAGTTAGCGAAAAAAAATATTAACTACGGTATAAAACACGACGTTATCCAAGATATACTGGCAAAACCGGAAAGTGGACAGTATGTTATAGCCGAAGGGGATCCTCCCGGAAATACAATTGACGAACAGGTTGAACTAACCGTCAAAAAAAAATCAGACGATGAAAAGGTTAAAGATGATGACAAGAAAGTTAATTTTCGCGATATGGTTGAAATACTGTCGGTTGATCCGGGTACGCTGCTAGCGGTGAAACACCCGGGAGTTCAGGGCACTCCGGGAAAAAAAGTGACAGGTGATATTATTGCCCCCGCCCAACCTATTGTTTGTGAATTGACCGCCGGTAAAGGGGCGGAAGTTTCATCTGACGGTAGTAAAGTAATAGCTAAGATTAGTGGTAGTCCTGTTATGAAGAAGATTGGCAACAAGTATGCAATTGATGTAGACCCGGTGCTGCAAAAAAAAGGCGACGTTGACATTTCATCCGGAAATATTCGTTTTAAAGGCAGCGTTGTAGTACAGGGCACTGTCTGTGAGGGTATGTCAGTACAGGCGTCGGAAAAAGTCGACATTCACGGTATGGTTTTTGAGGCTAATATCACAGCCCAGGGAGGGGTTAATGTCAAACAAAATATAACCGGGAGCAACCTGATAGCCGGGAGCAATAAATCATTTTACAAAGATTTTTTCAGAATGCTTGACCCCATTCAGTCAGATTTGTCTGAAATCGCCAAGCTGGTTCCCGGGCTGGCCAATCATCCACAATTAAAGGATGTAAAAACCGGTCAATTAATCCAAGTTTTAATTGATAAGAAATACTCCCGCGTTCCCAATCTAATTAATGAGTTAATTAAATTTGCCGGTGAGAACTCATTTAGTCTACCCCATGAAATAACAGAACTAATGGTGGATATCGGCAGGTATCTCCGGGGATTAAATCTGTTAAAATTAGAATCGCTAGATTGTTTGCGCAGCATCCTCCTGAAAATGGACGAAGCGCATAAATTAATAGAGAATATGGCCAGGAACAAAGCCGACATCTCTTTTGCGTATGCAGTGAACAGCAAAATCGAAGCCTCCGGTGATGTGAAAGTAAGTGGCCGCGGCTGTATCAATACCACTATCCGCGCCGGGGGTAACGTGAACATAGCTGGAGTGTTCCGCGGCGGTGAAATATTAGCTAACGGAGATGTTATTATTAACGAAGCGGGTTCTGAATTGGGCGCTAAAACGGTAATCAGGACAGGTGAGAAAAGAAAAGTTTTTATTAATAAAGTCAATGAAGGTGTGCGTATTCAAATTGGCGATCGCCAGCTCAACTTCACTTCTATACAGAACAATGTCAAAGCAGAGTTGGATAAGGATGGCGCAATGTCTGTTTCTACAAATAGACGTATAGCTAAATAAATTATCTATTGACACGTTCTTCTATTTTCTATAAACTAATTAAGGATAAGTACCTTGAAATCGGTCCCGTGAGACCGGTAAGGATTCATAGAAATGGTTAACGAGGCCAACTATGCCTGCTTACCGGTGGTGAGCAGGTTTTTTATTTTGGTTAAACTCCCGGCATACGTAATTGTTCACTGAAAAACCACGGAGGTTTCGCATGATTAAAGAGAAAGCGCAAATCCTGGATAAAGAAGGGATTCGTCGCTCTTTAACCCGCATCGCCCATGAAATAATTGAGCGAAATAAAGGCATAGAAAATCTGGCTTTGATTGGTATCCGCCGCAGAGGCGCTCCCCTGGCAGAACGTCTTGCTGAACGGATCAAGGAGATCGAAGGGTGTACAACACCGGTAGGTATTCTGGATATTACTCTTTACCGTGATGACCTGACAACTTTAGCTCATCATCCCTTGGTCAGATCAACAGAGATACCCTTCCCTGTCTCCGGTAAAAAAGTGATCCTGGTGGATGACGTCATCTATACAGGCCGCACAATAAGAGCGGCCCTTGACGCAATAATAGATCTGGGACGACCTAAAGTAATTCAATTAGCTGTTCTTGTTGACAGAGGCCACCGTGAGTTACCTATCAGATCTGATTATATCGGTAAAAATGTACCGACTTCAAGCAAAGAATCAGTATTAGTACGTTTGACAGAAATAGACGGTGAGGACAGAGTGATAATATTCGAACCCCATGGCTAAGTAAAAATTCGGGTCGTCAAAAGAGACACCGGCCGGCAACCGGAATTTGACGACTTAATCCGGCTCCATCCTAACAAAGTACGGTCCTGCGAGGCCGGAAAGGGAACAGGTTCCGGAAATCTTCCCTTTAAGGCCCCAGCCCGGTAATTAACCAGACAGGGGTCTTTATTTTTGAGCTTGGAGGGTAAATAGATGGGACTTAGTGGCAAAGATTTAGTTGGCCTGCAGTTTGTCCCGGCCGAAGAAATAAAACTGATATTGGATACTGCCACGCCAATGAAGGAGATAATTAAAAGGCAAATTAAAAAGGTACCTACCTTGCGGGGTCGTTCAGTAGTAACTGTATTCTATGAAGCCAGCACTCGCACCAGGGTTTCCTTTGAGCTGGCAGCCAAGTACTTAAGTGCAGATACAGTTAATATTGCCGCGGGAACAAGCAGTGTTAGCAAGGGGGAAGGATTAAAGGATACTGCCCGTACTATCGCCGCCATGGGTGCGGATTTGGTAGTGCTTCGGCATCCGATGGCAGGTGCGGCTGAATTATTGGCCCGAACTATTAACGCCCCGGTTATTAATGCCGGAGACGGCGCCCATGAGCACCCTTCCCAGGCTTTATTGGATCTGTTTACCGTGAGAGAGAAAAAAGGCCGTTTGGAAGGGCTGAAGATAGCAATCATCGGAGATATTTTACACAGCCGGGTAGCCCGCTCTGATATCTGGGGTTTTACCAAAATGGGCGCCGAGGTAAGGTTGTCAGGACCGGCCACACTTCTCCCCCAGGGAATTGAAAAAACTGGTGCAATGATTTACGCCAGTATTGAGGAAGCCATCGCAGATGCTGACGTAATCAACATTCTCCGGATTCAAACGGAAAGGCAGCAACAGGGATTATTCCCCGGGCTGCGCGAATACAGCCAGCTTTTTGGGATAAATACTGAACGTCTTAAACTAGCCGCGCCGGACGCGTTGGTAATGCACCCGGGTCCGATGAACCGGGGTGTGGAAATTGCCCCGGAGGTGGCGGATGGAGTTCAGTCTGTAATAAATGAACAAGTAACTAACGGAGTAGCGGTGCGCATGGCATTGCTTTACCTGCTGACCGGAGGTGGTAACCAGCATGAGATTGCTCATTAAAGGCGGAACAGTGATCGACCCGGGCACCGGAAAAGTTGTCGAGAAGGATATTCTGCTCGCTGACGGCAAAATTGCTAAAATAGGGGTAAATTTAAACGCCGGTAGCGCTGAAGTGTTAGATGTCAGCGGTAAGCTGGTGGCGCCGGGTTTAATCGATATGCATGTGCACTTGCGCGAGCCTGGATTTGAAGCCAAAGAAACCATTTTCAGCGGCACCCGCGCCGCGGCGCGTGGCGGCTTTACTACTGTGGCCTGCATGCCCAACACCAACCCCGTGGCCGACAACGCCGCTATAATTTCACATATAAAAAACACCGCCTTTGTAAAGGGAACCTCAAATGTTTATCCTATAGGAGCTATCTCCAGGGGAAGCAAAGGTGAGGAACTGGCTGAAATGGGTGATATGAAGGAAGCCGGAGCGGTGGCTTTTTCCGATGACGGGATGCCCGTGATGAACGCCGGCTTAATGCGCAGGGCCATGCAGTATGCCCGGATGCTCGGCCTGACTATAATATCCCACAGTGAAGATAAGAATCTTTCCGCCGGCGGAGCAATGCACGAGGGATACATGTCCACCGTACTTGGTTTGAAGGGAATACCGTCTTCCGCGGAAGAAGTGATGGTGGCCAGAGATATTCTTCTGGCCGAAGAAACCGGTTGCCGCTTGCACATCGCTCACGTCAGCACTGCCGGTTCCGTCCAACTGGTACGCGAAGCTAAAGCCAGAGGCGTCAAAGTTACCGCCGAAGTCACGCCTCACCACTTCAGCCTGAATGACGGGGCAGTAGCTGGTTACGATACGTCCACTAAGGTTAACCCGCCATTGCGCACTGCCGCCGATGTGGCCGCGGTAAAGGATGGATTGGCCGACGGCACTATTGACGTTATTGCTACCGACCATGCCCCGCACACCATTGAGGAAAAAGATGTAGAATATGAACTCGCCCCATTTGGTCTTGTAGGCCTGGAAACAGCGGTTGGCCTGGTCTGGACCGAACTGGTCGCCAACGGTGTGCTTACTCCATTGCAGGCCATTTCAAAGCTGACCATAAATCCGGCCTCGGTGTTGGGGATCTCCAAGGGTACACTAAAGACCTGCGCTGACGCTGACATAACAATTATTGACCCGGCGACTTCATGGACAGTTGACCCGGAGCAGTTTGCCAGTAAAGGCCGGAACACTCCTTTCACCGGGCGGCAATTAAAGGGCATGCCATATATGACGATAGTTGGAGGACGCGTAGTAATGCGTGAAGGTATTTTATTATGATTATAAATAATCTTTCTTTTAAATAGATTTCCCAAATATTGCGGAGGTGTTATTATGCGAGCAGTACTAGCCCTGGAAGACGGCACCGTTTTTACCGGCGAAGCTTTTGGCGCAACAGGTGAAAGATGGGGTGAAGTGGTTTTCAATACCGGGATGACCGGTTACCAGGAGGTTCTCACCGACCCTTCATACTGTGGCCAAATCGTTGTGATGACCTACCCATTAATCGGTAACTACGGCATCATGAAAGAGGACTTCGAGTCAAAAAAGTCGTACGTCCGCGGCTTCGTTGCGCGGGAGGAGTGCAATCGGCCCAGCAATTGGAGACTTTCCGAAATCATTGACACTTTTTTAAAGAGAGAAAACGTGATCGGCCTGGCCGGCATTGATACCCGTGCCCTAACCAGACGACTCCGCAGTTTCGGAACCATGCGCGGCATCATCAGCACCAGCGCCGCCGATATACAGTCGCTTGTGGAACAGGCGCGCAATTGTCCACACCTTACCGGGCAAGATCTGGTCCCTACTGTGGCCACCACTGAAGTTTACACATTGCCTGGTGACGGTCACCGTGTTGTCTTGATGGATTTCGGCGCTAAACTAAATATTATTCGCTGTCTTCAGGAACGCAATTGTGAAGTGGTAGTTGTGCCCCCGAACACGACAGCCAATGACATTCTTGCCTTGCACCCGGCTGGGGTTATGCTCTCTAACGGTCCTGGCGACCCTACCGACGTGCCTTATGCGATTGAAACGGTTCGTTCATTAATCGGCAAACTTCCCGTTTTTGGTATTTGTCTTGGCCACCAGATTCTTGGTCTGGCCTTGGGCGCCAAGACCTATAAAATGAAGTTCGGCCACCGGGGAGCCAATCACCCGGTAAAGGATCTGGAAACCGGACGGGTTTATATTTCCTCGCATAATCATGGATTCTCAGTTGATGAGGAATCAATGAAAGGGCTGGACATTGTCGTCTCCCACCGCAACTTGAACGACGGCACGGTGGAAGGTCTGAAGCACAAATACCTGCCGGTCTTTTCCGTGCAATACCACCCCGAAGCCTCACCCGGTCCGAGAGACTCCGAATACATTTTCGAACAGTTCATGGCTATGATGGATAAGGGGGGGAGGTAGCATGCCGCTAAAAAAAGGTATCAATAAAGTAATGGTTATCGGCTCCGGCCCCATTATTATCGGCCAAGCAGCCGAATTTGACTACGCCGGCACCCAAGCCTGCCGTTCCTTGCGGGATGAAGGCCTGGAAGTGGTTTTGGTAAACTCCAATCCAGCCACGATTATGACAGACGCCAACATGGCCGACCGGGTGTATATCGAGCCCTTGACACCGGAATTTGTCGCCAGAGTAATCCGGCAGGAAAAACCGGACGGCCTGCTCCCCACCCTGGGCGGGCAGGTAGGTCTGAACCTGGCCTTGCAACTTGCGGAATCCGGTATTCTGGCCAGGGAAGGAGTACAGCTTCTGGGTACCTCTTTAGAGGCGATTAAGCGCGCCGAAGACCGGGAATTATTTAAGGAAATGATGCAGACAATCGGGGAGCCTATTCCCGAAAGCATAATTGTTTCAACACTGGAAGAAGCCGAGAACTTTGCCCGCGAAATCGGGCTGCCCTTAATCGTGCGCCCGGCCTACACCCTCGGCGGCACCGGCGGGGGCATCGCTTACACAATGGATGAGTTGCGCAACATCACAACCAGAGGTTTAAAATACAGCATCATTGACCAGGTGTTGATCGAGCGCTGCGTGGTGGGCTGGAAGGAATTGGAGTACGAGGTAATGCGGGACAGCGCCAATAACTGCATTACCATCTGCAATATGGAAAACATAGATCCGATGGGAATCCACACCGGGGACAGCATCGTGGTGGCTCCTTCGCAAACCTTGAGCGATAAAGAATATCAGCTATTAAGAACAGCGTCCCTGAAGATTATTCGCGCTCTTGGTATAGAAGGTGGTTGTAATGTGCAATTTGCCCTGGACCCCGCCAGTTTTCAATATTACGTGATCGAAGTCAACCCCAGGGTTTCCCGTTCTTCCGCCCTGGCCTCCAAGGCCACCGGTTACCCGATAGCCAAAGTGGCGGCTAAAATTGCCATGGGCTTGACCCTGGACGAGATTAAAAACGCGGTTACCGGTAAGACCTATGCTTGTTTTGAACCGGCATTGGACTATGTGGTTATTAAATACCCCCGCTGGCCGTTTGACAAGTTCGCCCTGGCCGACCGTGAATTGGGCACTCAGATGAAAGCCACCGGAGAGGTAATGGCGATCAACCGCACCTTCGAAGGCGCGCTGTTAAAGGCTGTCCGCTCTTTGGAAATCGGGTTGGACTATTTGAAACTGCCTGGAGCGGAATTATTAAGTTCGGAGGAGCTTGAAGCCAAACTGGCCTGCGCGGAAGATGAACGTCTTTTTCTTGTCGCCGAAGCTTTGCGCCGGGGCTTGACCATTGAGCGGGTACATGATATTACCAAAATAGACCGCTTTTTTCTTGATAAAATCCAGGGTATCCTGCAGCTTGAAAATGAAATTTGTCGCACCGCTGAAGAGGGCATATCCCCTGCCCTGCTAGAACAAGCCAAGAAATTTGGCTTCTCCGACGCCCACCTGGCCAAACTGACCGGGCTGGATCAATGTGAGATAAGGGCTAGACGCAAAGAAAACGGAATTTTGCCCACTTTTAAAATGGTAGATACCTGCGCCGCCGAGTTTGAAGCTGAAACGCCCTACTATTATTCTTCATACGATCAGGAAGACGAGTCCCAGGCCACATCCCAGCGCAAGGTTATGGTGCTGGGCTCCGGCCCGATCCGGATCGGACAGGGTATTGAGTTTGACTACTGCTCTGTGCACTCTGTCTGGGCGCTCCGTGAGCAAGGATTTGAAGCAATTATTGTTAATAATAACCCCGAAACAGTAAGCACTGATTTCGACACCGCCGACAGGCTCTACTTCGAGCCTCTGGTCACTGAGAATATCTTAAACATCTTGGACAGGGAAAAACCCGAGGGAGTAATTGTGCAGTTCGGTGGCCAAACGGCCATAAATCTGGCCAAGCCTCTTGAAAACGCCGGCATCAGGATATTGGGAACTACCGTGGAAGATATTGACCGGGCTGAAGACCGCGAACGGTTTGACAGCCTGCTTATTGAGTTGGGTATACCTAAACCGCCAGGCCGTACTGCTTTTTCGGTGGATGAAGCGGTCATAATCGCTTCCGAGATTGGGTTCCCGGTGCTGGTGCGTCCCTCTTATGTCCTTGGCGGCCGGGCCATGGAGATTGTCTATAATAATGACGATTTATTGAATTACATGGCCACTGCGGTAAAAATAACACCTGAACACCCTGTGCTGGTGGATAAGTACCTCTTCGGCAAGGAGCTTGAGGTTGACGCCATTTCTGACGGAGTGGACATTATGATTCCGGGAATCATGGAGCATATTGAGCGGGCGGGTGTTCATTCCGGTGACAGCACCGCGGTTTATCCACCACAAACACTAAGTCCAAAGATAAAAGAACAAGTTGTCGATTATACCATCAGACTGGCCCGGGCTTTAAACGTTAAAGGTCTTATAAATATTCAGTACGTGCTGCATGACGATGGAATTTATGTACTTGAGGTCAACCCCCGGTCCAGCCGTACCGTGCCATATCTGAGCAAGATTACCGGCATCCCGATGGTTAACCTGGCTACAAAAATTATTATGGGCAGTACTTTAAAGGAAATGGGCTACCACTCCGGGCTCTATCCTGAAGGTGACGTTATCGGTGTAAAAGCTCCTGTTTTCTCCTTTGCAAAGCTGCTCCAGGTGGATATTTCATTAGGTCCGGAAATGAAATCAACCGGAGAGGTCATGGGCGTTGACCGCGACTTTAAAGTAGCTCTATTTAAGGCAATGGTCGCAGCCGGGAGTATGTTTCCTAAAGAGGGAACCGTCCTGGTCACTATAGCCGACCGGGATAAAGAAGAAGCCCTGCCGGTCATCCGGAGCCTGGAAGACTTGGGCTACCGTATCCTTGCCACTTCCGGAACCGCGGAGCTAATCAGAAAAGCCGGTTTGCCGGTGGAACAAGTGAAGAAAGTTCACGAAGGCTCCCCGCATATTGTTGACTTGATCCGGGCAAATAAAATAAACCTGGTGATCAACACCTTGACCAAAGGTAAAGCGCCGGAGCGGGACGGCTTCCAAATCCGCCGGGCGGCAGTTGAATACGGTGTTCCCTGCCTGACATCGCTGGATACCACCCGCGCTATTATAGATGTTCTCGCTGAAGAAAAGGAAAAGGAGCATAACAGACTGGTCCCGCTTCAAGAATACATTAAATAAATAATAATATGCGATATGGGAGGGAAAAAATTGTCGCCGGTTGCTGACGCGAAAGTTATAAAGCAAGATAAGATTGCGCCGGGTCATTTCAGGTTATACTTGTTTGCGCCGGAAATTGCTGAAGCGGCGAAACCGGGGCAATTCGTGCATGTACGCTGTGGCCATACTTCGGACCCGTTATTGCGCAGACCGGTCAGCATCCATGCTGTGGATCGTGAAAAGGGCAAGGTTATTCTTTTTTATCGAGTTGCCGGAAAAGGAACCTCCCTTCTTTCGAAAAATAATAGAGGTGACACCATCAGCCTATTGGGGCCGCTCGGTCATGGTTTTTCGATACCTTCAAGGCATGCGCGTATTTTCGTTGTGGCCGGCGGCATCGGCATTGCACCGCTCTATTTTTTCCTGCAAGAGATAGCTGATTCGGGAACCAGCGCCGATGTTTTTCTGGGAGCGGCCACAGAAAAACAATTATTCTTTATGAATGAAATTAAGGAATCTGGCCACCGGGTTTTCCCTTCCACCGACGACGGTTCGACCGGTTACCATGGAACTGTCACCGGTTTATTTGAGGAATATTTACGGAAGAGCGATAATCAAAGCGGACCGATCCGGCGCGGTGATGATGCAAAGGTTTACGGTTGCGGCCCTTACGGAATGCTTAAACGTTTGACAGATATTATTACAACAGCCGGCATTACCGGTGAAGTATCCCTTGAAGAACGAATGGGCTGCGGTGTGGGAGCCTGCCTCTCCTGCGCCTGCAAAACCCGGAGTGGGGAAAATGGTGTGCAATACCGGCGGGCCTGTGTGGAAGGCCCGGTTTTTCCGGCCAAAGAGGTGGTATGGGAATGAGCCGAATCAAGCCGAACCTGTCCGTGAATGTCGGCGGTATTTTGATGAAAAATCCGGTCACCACCGCGTCGGGAACTTTCGGCTTTGGGCCGGAATACGCGCCTTACCTTTACTTAAACCGCTTGGGCGCCATTGTGGTAAAAGGGATTACCCTGCTGCCGAGAACCGGCAACCCCACCCCCAGGCTTGCTGAAACACCAGCCGGCATCTTGAATTCCATCGGCCTGCAAAACCCCGGCGTGGAGCGTTTTATTTCTGAAGCGCTACCCTTCCTGGCGAATTATGACCTGCCGGTTATTGTTAACATAGCCGGTGACACTGTGGATGACTATGCCCTGCTGGCTGGTAAGCTCAGCCGCGCCCCCGGTGTAGCCGGCCTGGAAGTCAACATCTCCTGCCCCAACGTTAAAAAAGGCGGGATGCAGTTCGGCAGCGACCCGGCCATGGCGGCGGAAGTCACCCGCGCGGTGAAAGCAAGCACAGGCTTGCCGGTGATTGTAAAACTATCACCTAATGTAACCAGCATCGTGGCAGTGGCCGAAAAAGTGGCGGAAGCGGGAGCGGACGCGCTTTCCATGATTAATACCGTTTTAGGGATGGCCATCGACATAAAAAAGAAACGTCCGGTGTTGGGAAATGTGCTCGGAGGACTCTCCGGCCCGGCGGTTAAACCGGTGGCGGTACGGGTGGTCTGGCAGGTATACCAGGCGGTAAAACTGCCTATTATCGGCATGGGCGGTATTACCACAGCTGAAGACGCAATCGAGTTTTTCTTGGCCGGGGCCACTGCCGTAGCAGTGGGTACCGCCAACTTTATCAACCCCCGGGCAACCATGGATGTGCTCAAGGGGATAGAGAACTACCTTCATGAAAACGGAATCAACGAAATCAGCGAACTTACCGGCCTGGCCCAAAAAACATGAATAAAGACCTGCGGGACAACAGCTATCGGCTTACATATATAAAACAACACACCACCGGCTAAAGCAGGTGGTTTTATATTTAAACATATAGTTTTACTTAATGCATTATTGTGATAAAATAATAATATCAGTAGAACTTGTTAAGGTGGTGCAGGAGTGGAAATTAATAAAATAAGTTCTAAAGGGCAAATAGTTATTCCAATCACTCTCAGGGAAAAATACGGGCTAAAACCTAACTCGCTTGCCAGGATAACTGAGATAGATGGACACATAGCGATCATTCCTATTCCGAAAGACCCAATAGGTTCAGCCAGAGGAA
This is a stretch of genomic DNA from Pelotomaculum isophthalicicum JI. It encodes these proteins:
- a CDS encoding dihydroorotate dehydrogenase, giving the protein MSRIKPNLSVNVGGILMKNPVTTASGTFGFGPEYAPYLYLNRLGAIVVKGITLLPRTGNPTPRLAETPAGILNSIGLQNPGVERFISEALPFLANYDLPVIVNIAGDTVDDYALLAGKLSRAPGVAGLEVNISCPNVKKGGMQFGSDPAMAAEVTRAVKASTGLPVIVKLSPNVTSIVAVAEKVAEAGADALSMINTVLGMAIDIKKKRPVLGNVLGGLSGPAVKPVAVRVVWQVYQAVKLPIIGMGGITTAEDAIEFFLAGATAVAVGTANFINPRATMDVLKGIENYLHENGINEISELTGLAQKT
- a CDS encoding AbrB/MazE/SpoVT family DNA-binding domain-containing protein, with product MEINKISSKGQIVIPITLREKYGLKPNSLARITEIDGHIAIIPIPKDPIGSARGMLHGGETAAQHMKEIRAEELEIERKKRGRD